Proteins from one Thermobifida alba genomic window:
- a CDS encoding acyl-CoA dehydrogenase family protein, which translates to MEEGQMFDLGPRHREVQRVARSVAERVAEFADEADAAVEVHQGVAEVLRDSGLARQVVPAAYGGESDVLDPLAIAVVREALMYSSAHLDSLFGMQGVGSYSLTVGGTEELKREWLPRVARLEAIAGLALTEPDIGSDLRGVTTTIEATATGVRVDGRKSFITNGGAADFYCVLGREGEGYSMVLVPADSPGLTIRRGDDLIAPHILGELHFDGVEVPESHRLGVPGKAFSLMLQTLAVFRVTVAGSAVGLAQAALDEALNHARTREQFGRPLLELGAVSQSLAWSWTEVETARAITYRAAALAKSDPLAHLDYSSIAKVSATEAAGRVVDRSVQTMGRFGLVRGSKIERLYRNARPLRIYEGATEVLLDSLARRLDKRSR; encoded by the coding sequence GTGGAAGAGGGGCAGATGTTCGACCTGGGGCCGCGCCACCGCGAGGTCCAGAGGGTCGCGCGTTCCGTGGCCGAACGCGTGGCGGAGTTCGCCGACGAGGCGGACGCCGCGGTGGAGGTGCACCAGGGTGTGGCGGAGGTGCTGCGCGACAGCGGCCTGGCGCGCCAGGTGGTGCCCGCGGCCTACGGGGGTGAGAGCGACGTCCTCGACCCGCTGGCCATCGCCGTCGTCCGCGAGGCGCTCATGTACAGCTCGGCCCACCTGGACTCCCTGTTCGGCATGCAGGGGGTGGGAAGCTACTCGCTCACCGTCGGCGGGACCGAGGAGCTGAAGCGCGAGTGGCTGCCCCGGGTGGCGCGCCTGGAGGCGATCGCCGGGCTCGCCCTGACCGAGCCCGACATCGGCTCCGACCTGCGCGGCGTCACCACGACGATCGAGGCCACCGCCACGGGCGTGCGGGTCGACGGCCGCAAGTCGTTCATCACCAACGGCGGCGCCGCCGACTTCTACTGCGTCCTCGGCCGCGAGGGCGAGGGCTACTCCATGGTGCTGGTCCCGGCGGACTCGCCCGGACTCACCATCCGGCGCGGGGACGACCTGATCGCCCCGCACATCCTGGGCGAGCTGCACTTCGACGGCGTCGAGGTGCCCGAGAGCCACCGCCTCGGCGTGCCGGGCAAGGCGTTCTCCCTGATGCTGCAGACCCTGGCGGTGTTCCGGGTGACCGTGGCGGGCTCGGCCGTCGGGCTGGCCCAGGCGGCCCTGGACGAGGCGCTGAACCACGCCCGGACCCGGGAGCAGTTCGGCCGTCCGCTGCTGGAGCTGGGCGCGGTCTCGCAGAGCCTGGCGTGGTCGTGGACCGAGGTCGAGACGGCCCGGGCCATCACCTACCGGGCGGCGGCGCTGGCCAAGAGCGATCCGCTGGCCCACCTGGACTACTCTTCGATTGCCAAGGTCAGCGCGACGGAGGCGGCCGGGAGGGTGGTCGACCGCTCGGTGCAGACCATGGGGCGCTTCGGCCTGGTCCGCGGTTCCAAGATCGAGCGGCTCTACCGCAACGCGCGCCCGCTGCGCATCTACGAGGGCGCCACCGAGGTGCTGCTCGACTCCCTGGCCCGCCGCCTCGACAAGCGGAGCCGCTGA